A stretch of DNA from Verrucomicrobiia bacterium:
GAACACAGGTGGAAAGCTAGGAAAGCCCGCGGTTATTGGCAATTCGATTCTCTGTGCGCCATCGGAGCGCCGGTCTCCCGACCGGCTTTGGGCGGACGCAAATCGCAACCACCCTGCCGGCTTGCGGGTGGGTTTAAGCCGACGAAACGTCGGCGCTCCACGGCTAATGTCGCTTGTTGTCCGCGTGGCAAACCATGTCGATGACGACCGTGGCCGCGAGGATCAGCACGTCGTCCTCGCCGTCCGCGATGTCCACGCCGTAGGTGTCGTTCCACGCGAACCAGCGTTTGGAAACCTCGGCCACCGTGCGGCCGCCGCGTTCGAAGGTGTATTCCATGTCCATGAAACTGCCCTGCGCCTCGAGATCGTCCGGCCCGGGCACATCCACCGTAAACGAGCAGCGGAAGAACGTGAACAGGTGTTTCTTCACCACCGCCAGCAGTTCATCGCCGCGCGTGATCTCGTAAGTCGGCCCCCACGACAGGAGTTTCTGCCGGATGAAGGCCAGTTCGGTGCCGTTCAAGTCCTGGAAGGAAAGTTTGTTCCCGAAGCTGAAGGCGCGTCCGTCCACGAAGAACACGTCCTCGCCAGCCTCGTTCTTGATGCGAAAATCGTCGCCCCAGCAAAACAGCTTTTGCTTCATCACGTAGCGCATGGTGGCGAAAGGTTAGCCCCAAATTCCCGCGGCGACAGTCAAATTGGCAGGATCGCCCACCGGTCCCGGGCCGATGCCGCAATGCCGGCCGGACCGGATTCGAGCGCTTCTAGCCGGCGTTCGCCGGCGGTTCGCGGGCGCGGCCACCGAAGTTTGCGCGTGCCTCGGGCGCACGGCTTTGGTATCTGGCCGCACATGCCCAATCCCGCGGACGCGCTGCCTTGGCCGCCGTTTTCACAGCGTCGCTCGACGCGCGCACGACGGGAGGACGCATCGTTCAACCCAGCTCAATGCCATGAATCAAGCAATTAACCGGCGGAGTTTTCTCAAACAAACAACAGTGGCGGGGGTTGGACTCGGCCTGGCCGGAACCCTCAATGCATTCGGCGCGGAACCGAAACCGGCGCGCAAGTTCGGGCCGAACGACACGTTGCGCGTGGCCGTCATCGGGACCAACGGTCGCGGGCTTGCCCACATCGAATGCCTGACCGCCATTCCGGGCGTCGAGGTCGCCTACGTTTGCGACGTGGATGACCGCGCCATTGCCAAGGGCCTCAAAACAGCCGGCCGGCATCAAAAAGCCGAAGCCAAGGGGCTTAAAGATTTTCGCCGTGCCCTGGAAGATCCCGCGCTGGACGCGGTCAGCATCGCGACGCCGGACCATTGGCACACGCCCATGGCCATCCTGGCGCTGGCAGCGGGCAAGCACGTTTACCTGGAAAAACCGTGCAGCCACAACCCCTACGAGGGCGAACTCCTGTCCGCGGCGGTGGACAAATATCAACGCGTGGTGCAGATGGGCGCGCAACGCCGTTCTTTTCCGAACGTGCGGCACATCATCAAGGAAATCCACGGGGGGCTGATCGGCAAAACGTATTTTGGCCGGACCTGGTATGCGAACAACCGCGGCTCGATCGGCCACGGCAAGCCGGCGCCGGTGCCGGGCTGGCTGGATTACGAGCTGTGGCAGGGACCGGCCCCGCGCCGGCCCTACCGGGACAACTTGATTCATTACAACTGGCACTGGTTCTGGCATTGGGGCACCGGCGAAGCCTTGAACAACGGCACGCATGAAGTGGACGTCTGCCGCTGGGCCCTGAACTTGAACTGGCCCGTGCGCGTCTCATCCAATGGCGGACGCTATGCGTTCCAGGATGATTGGGAGACGCCGGACACAGAGACCTTGAGCTGGGATTTTGCCGAGGGCAAAACGATGTGCTGGGAGGGGCGCAGTTGCAACGATTACCCGGTGGAAGGGCTTGCGCGCGGCGTGCTGGTTTACGGCAGCGAGGGCACGGCATTGATTGACGGCAACAGCTACACGATTTACGACAACAAGCGGAAGGTGGTGAAAAAGGCGACCGGCAACGAGGCGGTGGACCCGACCAACACCGTCAGCGCCAGCGGGCTCAAGCTCGATTTGCTGCACGTCACCAACTTCATTGACGCCGTCCGCAACGGCACACCGGTCACCTGCCCGATCGTCGAGGGCCACAAAAGCGTGACGCTGCTGCATCTGGCGAACATCGCGTGGCGCGTCGGACGGGAACTGCATTGCGATCCGGCGAACGGGCACATTTTGAACGATGCCGAAGCCATGAAACTCTGGCGCCGCACCTACGAACCCGGCTGGGAACCGAAGGTGTGACGCTTACAGCACCGCTGCGCGCGGTTCATCGGCACGCACACCCAGGTTCCCGTAGCGATGGTAATCCGTGCTGATGCTTTGCTCGCGCACATACCAGAGCAGTTCCAAGCGGCCCTCGGCCGACACGGGCACGCTGACGATGCATCCGTTGGCTTCGTTGCCGGCGTGGAGGACTTCCTCCGGCACCCGCGCCGGCGCCGCGTAGCGCACCCGGTCGGTTTGTCCGGCGCGAATTACCTCAGCCAGTTGCGCGTCCGTTTCCTCCACAAACTCAATGGCCGCCGCCCATGATTCGGTGAGCTCCTCGAGCCGCTCGACAAGCGGCGAATTCAACTGCGGCGGCACGCTGATCACCACGTGACAGCCCGCGGCGTGGGCCGCACCCGCCCGGCCAAACAACTCGAAGGCCGTGTCGTCGGCATGCACGCGCACACGCACGCTGCCCACGGACAGGTAACGCCGGACGTTGTCCTGCCCCACCAGCCGGAAGTGATCGTGTGCGACGCCAAATTCCTCGGCGACGTTCCGTTCGTAGCTCTGCAAGGCCGCAATGATGGCATCCGCTGCGGGATGTTTTGCCGCGCGCAGGCCTGCTGCGACCGCGGCCAGCGTCGGCCGGGTTGGAAGTGCTTCCACCACGGGCGCCGGCACGTCCGTGAAATCCATGAATTGCGCGACGTAGTTGGGGCCGCCAGCCTTCATGCCCGGACCGAAGCCGGACTTGCCCATGCCGCCAAACGGCTGGCGCAGCACGATGGCCCCCGTGGTGACGCGGTTGATGTAAAGGTTGCCGGCGCGAATGTGCTCCCGCCAGTAATCCCACTCGCGTTCATCGAGGCTCTCCAGCCCGCTGGTCAGGCCGTAACCGGTCTGGTTCACGAGCGCCACCGCCTCGCTCAATTTTTCAAACCGCATCACGGCCAGCACAGGACCGAAGAACTCCGTCAGATGCGTGTAACTGCCCGGCTGCACCCCGTATTTCACACCCGGCGTCCAGAGGCACGGATTGCCTTCGACCGGTTGCGGCATGACGGCCCACTCTTCACCCGGTTCGAGCACCTTGAGCGCCGTTTCCAAATCGTCGGCCGGCGGGCGAATCAACGGTCCCATCTTGGTGTCCAGTTCCCACGCCGAACCGACGGCCAAACTTTGCACCGCCTCGCAGAGCGACCGGCGGAAGCCCGGGTCGTCATAAACTTCGGCCTGCAACAGCAGCAGCGACGTGGCGGAACACTTCTGCCCCGCGTGGCTGAAGGCAGAGTGCAGAATGTGTTTGATGGCCTGGTCGCGATCCGAAACCGCCGTCACAATCGTCGCATCCTTGCCGCCCGTTTCGGCGAACAACTGCAGCCGCGGATTGTCGCGCAGCATCGTCAGCGCCGTGGCGGTTCCGCCGGTCAGAATCACGGCATTGACTTTCGGGTGGTTGACCAACTGACGGCCTTCCTTGGCACCGGAGCACGGGACGAACTGGAGCACGTTTCGCGAAATGCCCGCGCGCCAAAAGCACTGGCACAATTCCCAAGCCACCAGCACCGTGTCCGATGCCGGTTTAATGATGACCGTGTTGCCCGCGGCCAGGGCGGCCGCCACGCCACCGCAGGGAATGGCGATGGGAAAATTCCACGGCGGCACCACCACCACCACGCCCTTGGGGCGCGCCTGTAACGTCGGCTGTTGCTGCCACCAACGCGCCGTGGCGCGGTAGAACTCCAGAAAATCGATGGCCTCGGACACTTCGGGATCCGATTCCAACAGCGTCTTGCCGCCGTCGGCCATGGCCGCGCCCATCAAATCGCCGCGCGCCATCCGCAGTTCCTGGGCCACCCGTCCGAGCGCCGCGAAACGTTCCGGCTCCGGCCGCGTGCGCCACCCGTCCGGATCGGCGGCAGCGCACTCGACGGCCCGCGCGACATCGGCGGTCGTGGCCTGCCGGTAGCGGCCCACCACCCCGCCGGGCCGCGAAGGATCGAGACACTCCCGCACCGGCCGGCCGTCCCAAATTTCCTCGCCCGCCAGAACGAGCGGAATCGGCACGGCCTGTTCGCCGCAGCGCGGTTGCCAGCGCGCCACGATTTGTCGGCCCCATTCGCCGTTCTGTGGCAGGGCAAAATCCGTGTCCGGCTCGTTTTGAAATTTTTCCCAGCCCTCCGAGATTGGCGCAGGCTGCATCGGCGGCTGATTCCGGTCCTGCTGCCGCCGGGGCGCGTCGCCCGTCGAGGGAATCGCCTCGAACGCGGCGAGAAACCCCTGCTCCAACTGCCGCCACTCCGCGCTGTCCACCTGGATCTTGAAGGCATGCCGCAGGAAATTTTCCGGGCCGGTGTTTTCGTCGAGCCGCCGGATGAGGTAGCCGATGGCGTTGATGAAATTCTCCTTTTTGCAGGCCGGCGCATAGAGCAGCAGGTTGCGCGACAAGTTAAACAACGCACGGCGCTGGGCGTTGGCCATGCCTTCCAGCATCTCGAACTGCACCCGGTCCAGCGCGTTGCCTTCGTGCGCGAGGACGAGTCCGTAGGCCAGATCAAACAGATTGTGCGACGCCACGCCGACGTCCATGGCGGCCAGGTTTTCGGGCTGCATCACCGCGTGCAGCATGCGCTTGTAGTTGGCATCCGTTTCCCGCTTGGTCTGGTAAGGCGCCTGTGGCCAGTCATGCAACGACGCCTCCACACGTTCGCTCTCCATGTTGGCGCCTTTGACAAGCCGGATCGTGATGCGCCCGCCGCCCGCGGCCACGCGCCGACGCGCCCAGGCCTGGAGTTCAAGCAGCGTGCGGAAGGAATCGGGGATGTAGCTTTGCAAGGCAATCCCCGCCCGGACGGTTTCCAGGCCGGGCCGTTCCAACGTGCGCATGAAGGTTGCCGCGGTGAGGTCCTTGTCGCGGTATTCCTCCATGTCGAGATAAACGAACTTGGACATGACCGTGCCGTCCGGCCGCGTGAAGCGGGCCCGTTGCGCCGTGCGGAGGAGCCGCTCGAGCCGGTCGCACAACACGGCCACCGTGTGTTCCCGCGCCAGCGGCGAGATCTGCGAATACAACGTCGAAATCTTGATGGAGACGACTTCCACCTCCGGCCATTGAAGTCCTTGCAGATATTGGTGCAGACGGCGTTCCGCCTCCGCCTCGCTGAGGATGGCTTCGCCCAGAAAATTAACATTCATCCGCACGCCTTCGCGGGAGCGTTCGGCCAGATGATGTGTCAGCATTTCCTTCTCGCCAGGCAGGATGACATTCGCCGTCTCCTTCTGCATGTGCTCCTTCACCAGCGGCAACGCCACGCCAGGCGCGAAGCCGCCGAAGGATTGGAAGCCTTTCATCAACGTGCGATCGATGGGACCGAAGAAACGCGGCACGCCTTGGACATCGAGAATATGCGTGAGATGTTCGACGGCCCGGGCGGGATCGCTCGTGCGAAAGGCCTGGTCGGTCATCATGGCCAGCGTGGCCTTGTCGGAGGGCGTCTGCAGCATCCGGTCCAGTTCGGCCTGCTGGCGTTTCTCGGACGGCGTTTGGAGAGCGGCGGCCCGTTCCTGCAACTGGCGTGCGAGCCACAGCGCCTTTTGCACCGGCACCGGCCGGGTGGAAGCGGGATCGGTTTGAAAGGCAGTCAGCAGCGCGGTCAGGGCGGCGGCGGGATTTTGCATGTGAGATGAGGAGAATTCACGGCGAACGAAAAGGGCGACGGAGGGAGTGAAAAGTTCACGAGTTGAAGGCCGCACAGCGCGGCGTCAGGAACGTGGCTTCTTCCCCGCCTGCAAGGCGGCGCCGGAAGGCAGCGACGAGAGCACATCGCGATCGGGCAACGCCACGTGATAGCCGGCGTCGCGCAAGGTGGCGACGATTTGGGCGAGATGCACCGTGCCCCGGGATTGCAGGATGAAGTCAACGAGCGCCGTCTGCAACGGCTGCGAGCTGAAGGCCCGTTGATGGTGCACTTCGATGATGTTGCCGCCGCCGGCGCCGATCAAGGCGCTGACGCGCGCGAGTTCGCCGGGCACGTCCCGCGTGGCGACGCGGATGCGCGCCAACTGACCGTTGCGCACCAGGCCGCGCTGAATGACCGACGACAGCGCGAGCAGGTCGATGTTGCCGCCGCAGAGAATGAGCCCGACCTTTTTGTGGCGGAACCGTTGCTTGAACTTGAGCAGCGCCGCGAGGCCGCACGCGCCCGCGCCTTCCACCACGGTCTTCTCGATTTGCAGCAGCATCAGCACGGCGTCTTCCAATTCGCCTTCGCCCACGAGCAGAATGTCACTGACCTCGTCTTTCACCACCCGGCGCGTAAGCTGGCCGGGATTCTTCACCGCGATGCCTTCGGCGATGGTGTAGCGCTCGCACTGGACCGGCTGGCGCTGCAAAATCTGGGACATCGCCGGAAAGCGATCCGACTGCACGCCGACCACTTCGAGGTTGGGATTGATGCCGCGCGCGGCCACGGCCATGCCGGCAATGAGACCACCGCCGCCAATGGGCACCACCAACACGTCCAGATCCGGCTGCTGCGTCAGCATTTCCAGGGCGATGGTTCCCTGGCCGGCCATGACGAATTCGTCGTCATACGGATGCACCAGCGTGAGCCGCCGCTGCCGGGCCAGTTTCTGCGTGAACTCGCTGGCCTCGTCAAACGTGTCCCCGTGCAGGATGACCTCGGCACCATGCCCGCGGGT
This window harbors:
- a CDS encoding threonine ammonia-lyase; protein product: MSLTLQKIEAAARRLRGNVLLTPCTYARTLSQITGAEVYLKFENLQFTASFKERGALNKLLSLTPAEQRRGVIAMSAGNHAQGVAYHARRLKIPAVIVMPRHTPNVKVEHTRGHGAEVILHGDTFDEASEFTQKLARQRRLTLVHPYDDEFVMAGQGTIALEMLTQQPDLDVLVVPIGGGGLIAGMAVAARGINPNLEVVGVQSDRFPAMSQILQRQPVQCERYTIAEGIAVKNPGQLTRRVVKDEVSDILLVGEGELEDAVLMLLQIEKTVVEGAGACGLAALLKFKQRFRHKKVGLILCGGNIDLLALSSVIQRGLVRNGQLARIRVATRDVPGELARVSALIGAGGGNIIEVHHQRAFSSQPLQTALVDFILQSRGTVHLAQIVATLRDAGYHVALPDRDVLSSLPSGAALQAGKKPRS
- a CDS encoding proline dehydrogenase family protein, which gives rise to MQNPAAALTALLTAFQTDPASTRPVPVQKALWLARQLQERAAALQTPSEKRQQAELDRMLQTPSDKATLAMMTDQAFRTSDPARAVEHLTHILDVQGVPRFFGPIDRTLMKGFQSFGGFAPGVALPLVKEHMQKETANVILPGEKEMLTHHLAERSREGVRMNVNFLGEAILSEAEAERRLHQYLQGLQWPEVEVVSIKISTLYSQISPLAREHTVAVLCDRLERLLRTAQRARFTRPDGTVMSKFVYLDMEEYRDKDLTAATFMRTLERPGLETVRAGIALQSYIPDSFRTLLELQAWARRRVAAGGGRITIRLVKGANMESERVEASLHDWPQAPYQTKRETDANYKRMLHAVMQPENLAAMDVGVASHNLFDLAYGLVLAHEGNALDRVQFEMLEGMANAQRRALFNLSRNLLLYAPACKKENFINAIGYLIRRLDENTGPENFLRHAFKIQVDSAEWRQLEQGFLAAFEAIPSTGDAPRRQQDRNQPPMQPAPISEGWEKFQNEPDTDFALPQNGEWGRQIVARWQPRCGEQAVPIPLVLAGEEIWDGRPVRECLDPSRPGGVVGRYRQATTADVARAVECAAADPDGWRTRPEPERFAALGRVAQELRMARGDLMGAAMADGGKTLLESDPEVSEAIDFLEFYRATARWWQQQPTLQARPKGVVVVVPPWNFPIAIPCGGVAAALAAGNTVIIKPASDTVLVAWELCQCFWRAGISRNVLQFVPCSGAKEGRQLVNHPKVNAVILTGGTATALTMLRDNPRLQLFAETGGKDATIVTAVSDRDQAIKHILHSAFSHAGQKCSATSLLLLQAEVYDDPGFRRSLCEAVQSLAVGSAWELDTKMGPLIRPPADDLETALKVLEPGEEWAVMPQPVEGNPCLWTPGVKYGVQPGSYTHLTEFFGPVLAVMRFEKLSEAVALVNQTGYGLTSGLESLDEREWDYWREHIRAGNLYINRVTTGAIVLRQPFGGMGKSGFGPGMKAGGPNYVAQFMDFTDVPAPVVEALPTRPTLAAVAAGLRAAKHPAADAIIAALQSYERNVAEEFGVAHDHFRLVGQDNVRRYLSVGSVRVRVHADDTAFELFGRAGAAHAAGCHVVISVPPQLNSPLVERLEELTESWAAAIEFVEETDAQLAEVIRAGQTDRVRYAAPARVPEEVLHAGNEANGCIVSVPVSAEGRLELLWYVREQSISTDYHRYGNLGVRADEPRAAVL
- a CDS encoding Gfo/Idh/MocA family oxidoreductase; amino-acid sequence: MNQAINRRSFLKQTTVAGVGLGLAGTLNAFGAEPKPARKFGPNDTLRVAVIGTNGRGLAHIECLTAIPGVEVAYVCDVDDRAIAKGLKTAGRHQKAEAKGLKDFRRALEDPALDAVSIATPDHWHTPMAILALAAGKHVYLEKPCSHNPYEGELLSAAVDKYQRVVQMGAQRRSFPNVRHIIKEIHGGLIGKTYFGRTWYANNRGSIGHGKPAPVPGWLDYELWQGPAPRRPYRDNLIHYNWHWFWHWGTGEALNNGTHEVDVCRWALNLNWPVRVSSNGGRYAFQDDWETPDTETLSWDFAEGKTMCWEGRSCNDYPVEGLARGVLVYGSEGTALIDGNSYTIYDNKRKVVKKATGNEAVDPTNTVSASGLKLDLLHVTNFIDAVRNGTPVTCPIVEGHKSVTLLHLANIAWRVGRELHCDPANGHILNDAEAMKLWRRTYEPGWEPKV
- a CDS encoding LURP-one-related family protein, translating into MRYVMKQKLFCWGDDFRIKNEAGEDVFFVDGRAFSFGNKLSFQDLNGTELAFIRQKLLSWGPTYEITRGDELLAVVKKHLFTFFRCSFTVDVPGPDDLEAQGSFMDMEYTFERGGRTVAEVSKRWFAWNDTYGVDIADGEDDVLILAATVVIDMVCHADNKRH